Within Pseudomonas sp. LBUM920, the genomic segment GGATGCGGTCACTTTGCCGTCGCGCTCCAGCAGCAACAGGATCTTCTGTTTGCGCAACGAAGGCAGGTCAATGGCTTGATGAGTGTTTTGCATGTTTATGCGTCTTTATGCGGGTTTGTGCGAGATTAGGCTTCTGCCGATATAAACGCAATGACTGGTTGCGCGGCTGATCGGCGGTTACTCTCTGGGCTCAGTTCAGGGAGAGGTGACCTAGATGTCGTTGATTACAACCATCGAAGACTTACGCAAGCTGGCGCAAAAACGTGTCCCACGGATGTTCTACGACTACGCCGATTCCGGCTCCTGGACTGAAAGCACCTATCGGGCGAATGAAAGCGATTTTGCCCGCATCAAATTTCGTCAGCGCGTGGCGCGCAACATCGATCAACGTTCGATCCGCGCCAGCATGATCGGCCAGGACATGGCCATGCCGGTCGCGCTGGCGCCCACGGGGCTTGCGGGCATGCAGCACGCCGATGGCGAAATCCTGACTGCCCGCGCCGCCGCCGCTTTTGGCCTGCGCTACACGCTGTCGACCATGAGCATCTGTTCTCTTGAGGACATCGCCGAACAGGTTGGCCAGCCATTCTGGTTCCAGCTGTATGTGATGCGAGATCGCGGGTTTATCGAGCAATTGATCGAGCGCGCCAAAGCTGCGGGTGTGGATGCGCTGGTGCTGACCCTCGATCTGCAGATTCTTGGGCAACGCCACAAGGACTTGATCAACGGCTTGTCAGCGCCTCCCAAACTGACCCTGCCCAATATCCTCAACATGGCAACCAAGCCGCGCTGGGTGATGGGCATGCTGGGCACCAAACGCCGTGGTTTCGGCAACATTGTCGGCCACGTTAAAGGCGTGGCGGACATGAGTTCGCTGTCGTCGTGGACCGCCCAGCAGTTCGACCCGCGCCTGAGCTGGGACGACGTGGAATGGATCAAGAAATGCTGGGGTGGCAAGCTGA encodes:
- a CDS encoding alpha-hydroxy acid oxidase, producing MSLITTIEDLRKLAQKRVPRMFYDYADSGSWTESTYRANESDFARIKFRQRVARNIDQRSIRASMIGQDMAMPVALAPTGLAGMQHADGEILTARAAAAFGLRYTLSTMSICSLEDIAEQVGQPFWFQLYVMRDRGFIEQLIERAKAAGVDALVLTLDLQILGQRHKDLINGLSAPPKLTLPNILNMATKPRWVMGMLGTKRRGFGNIVGHVKGVADMSSLSSWTAQQFDPRLSWDDVEWIKKCWGGKLIIKGILDVEDARLAANSGADALVVSNHGGRQLDGAPSSISQLPAIVEAVGNQIEVWLDGGIRSGQDVLKAMALGAKGTMIGRPHLYGLGAMGQAGVTKALDIIARELDVSMALCGYNDIRDVNRDILLPGTFPQGVC